CAGGCTTAGTTATTTTCCCGTTCTTACCGGGTGACTCTCTGTTATTTGTGGCAAGTGCCTTAGCGGCTTTGGACCATTCGATTTTGACTATCGGCTTACTCTTTATCATCTTCTTGGCAGCCGCTGTCATTGGGGACACGGTCAATTACGAGCTTGGAAAGAAAATTGGCTTGTCTGTAACTGAACAGCGATTTCTTGGTAGATTTTTAGACAAAGAAAAAGTCGCTGCTGCGGAAAATTTCTTTGAAAAACATGGAGGCAAGACGATTATTATCGCACGCTTCATGCCGTTTATCAGAACCTTCGCGCCATTCATCGCGGGAGCTAGTAACATGCATTATGGGCAATTTATTCGCTACAACTTCTTTGGTGGCTTCTTATGGGTCAGCATTTGTTGTATCGCTGGCTACTTCTTTGGGAACATTCCGTTTATCAAAGAACACTTCTCACTAATTGTGTTAGCAGTGATTTTCATCTCGATTTTACCAATGATAGTCGCGTTTATCCGTAGCAAATTAGCGAATAAAACAGCGAAAGCTAATTAATATTAAATAAAATGGGCGGGATCCTTATACAAGGTTCTCGCCCATTTTATTTGACGCCCCCTCATGAACCCGTCACAATTAAGGGAGTGTTTAAAGATTGATGGGAGGGATTTTCATGCTAACATTTAAAACAACAAAAGATATTGCAACAGCTGATTTATTATCACTTTATACGCCAGTCGGTTGGCGTAGCTACACCAGTGAACCAGAAAAATTAACACAAGCCATTAAGCAATCCTACTACGTCTTGAGTGCTTGGGAAGACGAGCGGCTAGTTGGACTCATCCGCTGCATTAGCGACGGCCTAACGATTCTTTACGTCCAAGACCTACTAGTCTTACCTGACTATCAAAATCAAGGACTCGGCTCACAACTCATGCAACAGACGTTTGAAACATTCAAAGACATTCGTCAAAAAGTCTTAATCACAAGCGACGCCCCTGACGTTCGACATTTTTACGAAAAACAAGCGATGAATTCTTGTGATCAAGGTCAGGCCGTCGCCTTTTATCGCGAGTATTAAGCTACTAAAAATAGCCTTGGAAGTTAAACACTAATAAAAATAAAATAGGTGGTCCTAGCACTGAGACAAATATGCAACCTAAATACAACAGCACGTTATGTCGATCTTTAGCAACGATTGCTTTAACTAGGGCCACTATAAAATAAAACATGATTAAACTAATCATTAACAACGGAAAAAATAAACTTTTGTCCGCAAAAAACCAAGCTTGTAAGTAACTAATTAAATAAATATTTAAACATGTTAGGAAAATCATTAACAGAATTTTCATGGAATCTCCTTGTTTTTTGAACAATTATAACATAGCAACCTAAGACTTTCTTCATTACTCTTTCTACTATCTTCCTTTTTCCGAATCAAAATAAGAATAAAACTGTGATTTATCGCCGTAATGCGCTCGGTATAAGCCATTCAAACCCGCTTTGCATCCAATAATCCCTAAGCTTGTGATTAGCCTATTTTCATCTTCCGGAAAGTATAACTTTCCCTTTAGACCCGTGCTATAAATATAATTCACTAAGCGATTGATTAATCTTTCCGGGTATTTGGTCTCATCTATTTTGAGATAAACTTGATATAACACATCCATAACATCTAATAATTCTGAACTTTTTTCTGGTCTACGAGCTAATTTATTATACAATTCATGCACTAATTCCTTACTTTCTTCTGCAATCGTCATAACAACCTCTCCCTTTTATTGCTTATTTTCGAATCTGCTTGCCGCAAATAAGCACGTTAAAAAAATCGTCCCCGTACCAATAACGGTATTAAGAATAGAACTGTCAATTAAACTTTCCACTATTCCATTTAAAAGATTAGCTAACCAAAAAGACAAAACAATCCACAAGACAACCGCTAATTTCTTTTCATTTTGAAACCAATTGCGAAGTTTTTGATCTGAATTTTTCATCTTGATTCCTCCAAGCCTTATGTCTTAGAATAGATTCATTTCTTTAGATTATTATACCATTATCCCTAGAAAGTAAAAAGGACGGTTTACGAAACGTCGAACTGATTTAGGCATTATTTATACAAAAAGAGGAGTGACTGCCATTTCACAGTCGCTCCTCTAGTTAGTACGCATGTTACTCAAAGACTACCCGGGTCCTCAATCACTTTAGTTAATCCGGATTTCGAGAGTAACTCTTGCCAAAATAAGTCGAATTGCTACGAAAATTTGAGAGACAATTTCCTTCGCAATTCGCCTTATTTTCCAGAGCTAAACACTCTCTCAATCACTTTAGTCTAATGTCTGGTATTTTCTTTGTTCTAGGTAGACCATCAAGATGCTGATATCGGCTGGGTTTACGCCGCTGATACGGCTTGCTTGGGCGATGGTTTCTGGTTGGATTTGAATTAATTTTTGACGCGCTTCGGTCGCTAAACTATCGATACTGTTGTAGTCGATATTGGCTGGAATGCGTTTGGCTTCTAGGCGTTTTAATTTTTCCACTTTATCCATTGCTTTTTTGATGTAGCCTTCGTATTTGATTTGAATTTCAATTTGTTCAATCACACGACGATCTAATGGTTCTGGTGCTGGTTCGAAGAATGGCTG
This is a stretch of genomic DNA from Vagococcus zengguangii. It encodes these proteins:
- a CDS encoding DedA family protein, which translates into the protein MDFIWFIIDFIIHIDQHLLQIINQFGSWTYLILFAIIFVETGLVIFPFLPGDSLLFVASALAALDHSILTIGLLFIIFLAAAVIGDTVNYELGKKIGLSVTEQRFLGRFLDKEKVAAAENFFEKHGGKTIIIARFMPFIRTFAPFIAGASNMHYGQFIRYNFFGGFLWVSICCIAGYFFGNIPFIKEHFSLIVLAVIFISILPMIVAFIRSKLANKTAKAN
- a CDS encoding GNAT family N-acetyltransferase; this encodes MLTFKTTKDIATADLLSLYTPVGWRSYTSEPEKLTQAIKQSYYVLSAWEDERLVGLIRCISDGLTILYVQDLLVLPDYQNQGLGSQLMQQTFETFKDIRQKVLITSDAPDVRHFYEKQAMNSCDQGQAVAFYREY
- a CDS encoding bacteriocin immunity protein, whose translation is MTIAEESKELVHELYNKLARRPEKSSELLDVMDVLYQVYLKIDETKYPERLINRLVNYIYSTGLKGKLYFPEDENRLITSLGIIGCKAGLNGLYRAHYGDKSQFYSYFDSEKGR